The proteins below come from a single Mya arenaria isolate MELC-2E11 chromosome 6, ASM2691426v1 genomic window:
- the LOC128238607 gene encoding heterogeneous nuclear ribonucleoprotein A1-like, whose protein sequence is MKSKNNPPFSEGLQDVKCSGRSHSVLRCDYCYIDDPVMEGSASTVVVTELGHSVKQADLEKRFQKVGHILGSEVRPDRGTGIVVFKTPEEAQRAIQQFSEVQNGDPMRVQSAEMFYKDQAKQRDGDFQELVHEAEQLYRTQPRTRGMEPFENNRAWQVWKAEIMKSRGSGGGLGGKGGGFGIFKGQDGQPGGSGPGGEGGAGGKGGSFFDGIRSWWSNDKTAQTQDTTATQGAIPPDGATGGGGAGGKGGSGLFGFFKGKDGEPGEPGPNGRGGKGGGSSL, encoded by the exons atgaaaagtaaaaacaatccTCCATTTTCCGAAGGTTTACAAGATGTAAAATGTAGCGGACGTTCGCACTCTGTACTGCGCT GTGACTATTGTTACATTGACGACCCAGTGATGGAGGGATCTGCTAGTACCGTGGTGGTCACGGAACTTGGGCACAGCGTTAAGCAAGCTGACCTGGAGAAGAGATTTCAGAAAGTCGGGCACATTCTG GGCAGCGAAGTGAGGCCGGACAGGGGTACCGGTATCGTGGTTTTCAAAACCCCAGAGGAGGCACAGAGGGCCATACAGCAGTTCAGCG AAGTACAGAATGGCGATCCGATGAGGGTCCAGTCTGCTGAGATGTTCTACAAAGATCAGGCCAAGCAAAGAG ATGGAGACTTCCAAGAGTTGGTGCACGAAGCCGAACAGCTTTACAGGACACAGCCACGAACGAGAG GAATGGAACCTTTCGAGAATAACAGAGCGTGGCAGGTGTGGAAGGCGGAAATCATGAAATCCCGGGGGAGCGGCGGGGGGCTTGGGGGTAAGGGCGGAGGGTTTGGGATATTTAAAGGTCAGGACGGACAGCCTGGAGGGAGCGGTCCCGGCGGTGAAGGCGGTGCAGGGGGTAAAGGAGGGTCGTTTTTTGATGGTATCAGATCGTGGTGGTCTAACGACAAGACTGCGCAGACACAGGATACGACAGCCACACAGGGAGCAATACCGCCCGATGGTGCAACAGGAGGGGGTGGAGCAGGGGGTAAAGGTGGAAGTGGATTATTTGGTTTCTTCAAAGGAAAGGACGGTGAACCGGGGGAGCCTGGGCCCAATGGGCGTGGAGGGAAGGGAGGTGGGAGTTCCCTGTAA